One region of Daphnia pulicaria isolate SC F1-1A chromosome 7, SC_F0-13Bv2, whole genome shotgun sequence genomic DNA includes:
- the LOC124350638 gene encoding ribosome biogenesis protein NOP53-like, with amino-acid sequence MAASTLGAAWLVNESDNLEKKKPKRIVKHKKKAWRVTAIEDVERYLESKRLDERLGAPFEERPSDSLFVVDTKAIADKPAKSEPTRKRKLKEIGPLKCYAILTPNSAVQDPLKSRNRVRLPEERGDPLLRKVMEERRARGKIATHFVQSMKHHQENVEALANKKKPERLRTTFDFDIWGEAGDYLMIGDKKVSALDLSDPLKTYTMEKIGKRIYGRPKSMFSKTTGLKQVEVPHPGTSYNPTFQDHQALLKEAYDVEAKEIKQEVKTRRRLGPMLKKIPIQRKEEQWWSEMTQGLGEEEEPANGAEVEVPCVRPTKPKTRRQKIRAKALKWQDMRRMKLKEAKKRLLEFDRLRSIRREIRKSEELTVKRMETRKKEKEAKMFKPAMLGKHKYEPPQIEVNLSEEIVGTLRGLKTEGHVLIDRYKSLQRRNIIEPRIRQTVVYKYKHKVFTKRSHSEPKGLKVGKRNNIPVQ; translated from the exons GGAGCAGCATGGTTAGTGAATGAAAGTGataatttagaaaagaaaaaacccaaaaggattgtcaaacacaagaaaaaagctTGGCGAGTTACTGCAATCGAAGATGTTGAAAGATACTTGGAAAGTAAACGACTCGACGAACGACTTGG agCTCCGTTTGAAGAGCGTCCGAGTGACAGTCTTTTCGTTGTTGACACAAAGGCCATAGCTGACAAACCTGCAAAGAGTGAGCCAACCAGAAAACGAAAACTTAAAGAAATTGGACCTCTGAAATGCTACGCCATTTTAACACCCAACTCTGCTGTTCAGGATCCTTTAAAGTCAAG GAATCGTGTACGTCTACCAGAAGAAAGAGGAGACCCACTTCTCAGAAAGGTCATGGAGGAGAGAAGAGCCAGAGGGAAAATTGCAACTCATTTTGTTCAGTCTATGAAGCATCACCAAGAAAATGTAGAAGCCCTGGCTAACAAGAAGAAACCGGAGAGGCTGAGGACGACTTTTGACTTTGACATTTGGGGAGAAGCTG GTGACTATTTGATGATTGGGGACAAGAAAGTTTCAGCACTTGACCTGTCAGACCCATTGAAGACCTACACAATggagaaaataggaaaacgaATCTACGGCCGGCCAAAATCTATGTTCTCGAAAACGACTGGCCTTAAACAAGTGGAAGTTCCCCATCCAGGAACTTCTTACAATCCAACTTTCCAAGATCATCAAGCCTTACTGAAAGAAGCTTACGACGTTGAGGCCAAAGAGATAAAACAAGAAGTTAAAACCCGACGAAGACTGGGCCCCATGCTGAAGAAGATTCccattcaaagaaaagaa GAGCAATGGTGGTCAGAGATGACTCAAGGATTAGGCGAGGAAGAAGAACCAGCCAATGGAGCGGAAGTGGAAGTCCCCTGTGTGCGTCCGACCAAGCCCAAAACTCGCAGACAGAAAATCAGAGCCAAGGCTCTCAAGTGGCAAGACATGCGTCGTATGAAACTCAAGGAAGCTAAAAAGCGCCTGCTTGAATTTGACCG ATTGAGATCGATTCGTCGCGAAATCCGTAAATCTGAAGAACTGACTGTCAAACGAATGGAAACCcgaaagaaggagaaggaggccAAGATGTTTAAGCCGGCCATGCTTGGCAAACATAAATACGAGCCTCCACAGATTGAAGTCAATCTGAGCGAAGAGATCGTTGGCACATTACGTGGACTCAAAACTGAAG gCCATGTTTTGATCGACCGGTACAAGTCCCTCCAGCGACGCAACATTATCGAGCCGCGTATTCGCCAGACAGTCGTGTACAAGTACAAGCATAAAGTCTTTACGAAGCGCAGCCACTCTGAACCCAAGGGTCTTAAAGTGGGCAAGCGTAACAACATCCCCGTACAATGA
- the LOC124350648 gene encoding uncharacterized protein LOC124350648, which translates to MNNDSTCNQPSSLTVDSLSYKELQVLAMSLSLPGKMKQGVLVEAIKARQNQNEQAVAMILEANRQRRILRREEQLRSQQQQLLKLKDESKRAPKYLSRSKMKRSASEMDPAAYIFNEETFKRSKLAAALSQQSRGPASFSFSSLTTGPTSLTIRKEHQYQAVMGGCSTWDQQQTVVSDPVVGLPSMHDMMHQKPLPDLSKELSILPLLSDCSNSGGSGVNSSINEDLCCSVGSVSANSTSSWQSGSSGDNLHPLPQSSFESCDSGWMGADDSYDLNTWKNLQNIRLNNNGLENTSLPTNSSSSYFDPATPAPDMFMNNNDLYSPDDFISSPVTGSNYNTDFELPLESSSGYQDVNVKQVPSSSTWCESFIQQSAQQSSMQNVCSTMPSNSHATSTNDCCYDFDCYQLGGPFFRIQRPGNPTSVFVPSGRSLTLSTFCNMLPRVASYVQ; encoded by the exons CAAGGGGTATTAGTGGAAGCCATTAAAGCCCGACAGAATCAAAACGAACAGGCCGTCGCCATGATTTTGGAGGCTAATAGGCAAAGGAGGATCCTACGACGTGAGGAACAGCTGCGatcgcagcagcaacaactatTGAAGCTCAAAGATG AGAGCAAACGCGCGCCAAAGTATCTGTCCCGTTCGAAAATGAAACGATCGGCCAGTGAAATGGATCCAGCGGCGTACATTTTCAACGAAGAGACTTTCAAGCGTTCGAAATTGGCAGCCGCGTTGAGTCAACAGTCCCGAGGGCCGGCCAGCTTCTCTTTCAGTTCGTTGACGACAGGACCCACTTCACTGACGATCCGTAAAGAGCATCAATACCAAGCAGTTATGGGCGGCTGCAGCACATGGGACCAACAACAAACGGTTGTAAGCGACCCGGTCGTTGGCCttccgtcaatgcacgacatgATGCACCAGAAACCTTTGCCGGACCTCTCCAAAGAGTTATCGATCCTTCCCTTGTTGAGCGACTGCAGCAACAGTGGCGGGAGCGGAGTAAATTCGTCCATCAACGAGGATCTATGCTGCAGCGTGGGCAGCGTTAGCGCAAACAGTACCAGCAGTTGGCAGTCTGGCAGCAGTGGCGACAACCTTCATCCGCTTCCGCAGAGCAGTTTTGAAAGCTGCGATTCCGGATGGATGGGAGCAGACGATTCCTACGATCTCAACACGTGGAAAAACCTCCAAAACATTCGGTTAAACAACAATGGATTAGAGAATACATCTCTACCCACCAATTCATCCAGCAGCTATTTTGATCCGGCGACACCAGCACCCGACATGTTTATGAACAACAACGACCTTTATTCTCCGGATGATTTCATATCGTCGCCCGTCACAGGTTCCAATTACAACACGGACTTTGAGCTGCCTCTGGAATCTTCCAGTGGCTATCAAGACGTCAACGTAAAACAAGTTCCTTCTTCGTCGACGTGGTGCGAATCCTTCATCCAGCAGTCGGCCCAACAGTCATCTATGCAAAATGTTTGCTCGACGATGCCTTCCAATTCCCATGCGACCTCTACCAACGATTGCTGTTATGACTTTGACTGCTACCAACTGGGCGGCCCTTTCTTCCGCATCCAGAGGCCTGGTAATCCGACGTCCGTCTTTGTCCCCAGTGGCCGCAGCTTGACGCTGTCCACGTTCTGCAACATGTTGCCCCGAGTCGCCTCTTATGTCCAATGA